One genomic region from Flagellimonas oceani encodes:
- a CDS encoding YdeI/OmpD-associated family protein has translation MEKSEKLEAYYENEHPFREGIVFLREIALRTEAEENFKWGIPVYTLNNRNVFGICKFKHHFGVWFFNGVYLKDPKNVLENAQEGKTKGMRHWKFQSLEEIDEKTVLAYMKEALDNQKKGLEVKAEKAKKIQIPEILQSELAKNPKLKVAFDNFTPYKQKEFCEYIGEAKQEKTKLRRLEKILPMIQDGVGLNDSYR, from the coding sequence GTGGAAAAGTCCGAAAAATTGGAAGCCTATTACGAAAACGAACATCCCTTTAGGGAGGGAATTGTTTTTCTTAGGGAAATCGCATTAAGAACAGAGGCGGAAGAAAATTTTAAATGGGGTATTCCGGTGTACACTTTGAACAATAGAAATGTTTTCGGGATATGTAAGTTCAAGCATCATTTTGGGGTTTGGTTTTTTAATGGCGTTTATTTGAAGGACCCAAAAAATGTACTGGAAAATGCCCAAGAAGGAAAAACCAAGGGCATGCGTCACTGGAAGTTCCAAAGTCTGGAGGAAATCGACGAAAAAACTGTCCTGGCCTATATGAAAGAGGCGTTGGACAATCAAAAAAAGGGATTGGAGGTAAAGGCCGAGAAGGCCAAGAAGATTCAAATTCCGGAAATATTGCAATCAGAATTGGCCAAAAACCCCAAACTAAAGGTTGCTTTTGACAATTTCACACCCTACAAACAAAAGGAGTTCTGCGAGTACATTGGCGAGGCCAAACAGGAGAAAACCAAATTACGTAGGCTGGAAAAAATTCTTCCCATGATTCAGGATGGGGTGGGTTTGAATGATTCTTATAGGTAA